One Helianthus annuus cultivar XRQ/B chromosome 12, HanXRQr2.0-SUNRISE, whole genome shotgun sequence genomic region harbors:
- the LOC118485051 gene encoding uncharacterized protein LOC118485051, which yields MSSSRQLSNSSRKSRGSSQKKMMAFMAKQFARLIPKVVNEIQASNTPNSSIDSKAAQPKPIAFNYKHFASCRPKPFTGEEGVTAMFEWFDSIEVTFINSECPDELKTRSATGVFQARALEWWTNERNIRSNELAYALSWEELKQLMMEEFCPPHEQQKLEEEFWALKQVGDDNLAYTTRFKQLSFVVPHLVLTVDRMIKKYIHGLPPTMRDTIEAAQLDNIEAVYRLAASLNNNRVRDKQAATSTRVANQVTIGHEAPTNGNEGRKRKFQNSESGNRVRACFKCGDTTHLRPHCPLWNQERQPAPKAPALNANQAQDADT from the coding sequence ATGATGGCATTCATGGCCAAACAATTCGCCCGCCTTATCCCCAAAGTTGTGAACGAAATCCAAGCTTCCAACACCCCAAACTCTTCTATTGACTCGAAAGCTGCCCAACCTAAGCCCATTGCCTTTAACTACAAACATTTCGCCTCTTGCCGCCCTAAGCCCTTCACTGGTGAAGAAGGTGTGACAGCTATGTTCGAGTGGTTCgacagcatagaggtcacattTATTAATAGTGAATGTCCTGATGAGCTCAAGACACGTAGTGCTACTGGTGTCTTTCAAGCAagagccctagaatggtggacgaatgaaaggAACATTCGTTCAAACGAGTTGGCATATGCGTTGTCATGGGAAGAATTGAAGCAACTCATGATGGAGGAAttttgccctcctcatgaacaacAGAAGCTTGAGGAAGAATTTTGGGCCCTCAAGCAAGTTGGAGACGATAACCTCGCGTATACCACCCGCTTTAAGCAGCTGAGCTTTGTTGTACCTCACCTAGTCCTCACGGTTGATCGTATGATCAAAAAGTATATCCACGGTTTACCCCCTACCATGAGAGACACCATCGAGGCAGCCCAACTTGACAATATCGAGGCTGTTTATCGTCTCGCTGCCAGTTTAAACAATAATCGCGTTCGTGATAAACAAGCCGCAACATCCACTCGGGTAGCCAACCAGGTTACCATTGGCCATGAAGCCCCAACAAATGGCAACGAGGGTAGGAAACGAAAATTTCAAAACTCGGAGTCAGGCAACAGGGTTCGCGCATGTTTCAAGTGTGGAGATACGACACACCTTCGCCCACACTGTCCCTTATGGAACCAAGAGCGACAACCAGCCCCAAAAGCCCCAGCTCTCAATGCCAACCAAGCTCAAGATGCCGACACCTAA